In one Corallococcus silvisoli genomic region, the following are encoded:
- a CDS encoding sensor histidine kinase, with protein MSPPAPIILNVNDDLASRYVTTRVLSLAGFQVLEAGTGGETLALADENTDLVILDVRLPDMSGLEVCRRLKSSSRTHNALVLHLSAQAVGAADRAQGLEHGADAYLVAPVDPEELVAQVHALLRLRRAEREVRVLSDQVQRQRRLLDLAMSAAADPISLYDGDGTLIFANQAVAASRGTHHVHQPGLSMDALCAMDPQLEPYAKALDAARRTGQVQRGRITLSSDRGPRHFDYTMSPATGPTGAVEAVIATGQDVTEVRHAEDFREQFLGILGHDLRNPLNALSMSAQQLQRQGELSDRQRVFTGRILTSAQRMDRMIRQLLDFARARLGAGLPVVRAGCDLFDVVRGAVEESRASHPHREVLLEVRGDGRGDWDADRLEQVVGNLMSNALKFSPPETPVRVGAEGLEGEAVVWVHNLGAPIAPEQLPHLFTAWRRAGRSERERGVSAGLGLGLYITEQLVRAHGGGVQVSSTEERGTTFTVKLPRQ; from the coding sequence ATGTCGCCTCCAGCGCCCATCATCCTGAACGTCAACGACGACCTGGCCAGCCGCTACGTCACCACCCGCGTCCTCTCCCTGGCGGGCTTCCAGGTGTTGGAGGCCGGCACGGGCGGTGAAACGCTGGCGCTCGCGGACGAGAACACGGACCTCGTCATCCTGGATGTCCGGCTGCCGGACATGAGCGGCCTGGAGGTGTGTCGGCGCCTGAAGTCCTCCTCGCGCACACACAACGCGCTGGTGCTGCACCTGTCCGCGCAGGCGGTGGGGGCCGCGGACCGGGCGCAGGGGCTGGAGCACGGCGCGGACGCGTACCTGGTCGCGCCGGTGGACCCCGAGGAGCTGGTGGCCCAGGTGCACGCGCTCCTGCGCCTGCGCCGCGCCGAACGCGAGGTGCGCGTCCTCTCCGACCAGGTGCAGCGGCAGCGGCGGCTGCTGGACCTGGCCATGTCCGCGGCGGCGGACCCCATCTCCCTCTACGACGGGGACGGCACGCTCATCTTCGCCAACCAGGCGGTGGCCGCGTCGCGCGGGACGCACCACGTGCACCAGCCGGGCCTGAGCATGGACGCGCTGTGCGCGATGGACCCCCAGCTGGAGCCCTACGCGAAGGCGCTGGACGCGGCCCGGCGCACGGGGCAGGTGCAGCGCGGCCGCATCACCCTGTCATCGGACCGGGGCCCGCGGCACTTCGACTACACGATGTCCCCGGCCACCGGGCCCACGGGCGCGGTGGAGGCGGTCATCGCCACCGGGCAGGACGTCACGGAGGTGCGCCACGCGGAGGACTTCCGAGAGCAGTTCCTGGGCATCCTGGGCCACGACCTGCGCAACCCGCTCAACGCGCTGTCCATGTCCGCGCAGCAGCTCCAGCGCCAGGGGGAGCTGTCGGACCGGCAGCGCGTCTTCACCGGGCGCATCCTCACCAGCGCCCAGCGCATGGACCGGATGATCCGCCAGCTCCTGGACTTCGCCCGGGCGCGCCTGGGCGCGGGGCTGCCGGTGGTGCGCGCGGGGTGCGACCTGTTCGACGTGGTGCGCGGCGCGGTGGAGGAGTCGCGCGCCAGCCATCCCCACCGCGAGGTGCTGCTGGAGGTGCGGGGCGACGGGCGCGGCGACTGGGACGCGGATCGGCTGGAGCAGGTGGTGGGCAACCTGATGTCCAACGCGCTCAAGTTCAGTCCTCCAGAGACGCCCGTGCGGGTGGGCGCGGAGGGGCTGGAGGGCGAGGCCGTCGTGTGGGTGCACAACCTGGGCGCGCCCATCGCTCCGGAGCAGCTGCCCCACCTCTTCACCGCGTGGCGCCGCGCCGGCCGCAGTGAACGGGAGCGGGGCGTGTCCGCGGGGTTGGGGTTGGGGCTCTACATCACCGAACAGCTGGTCCGCGCCCACGGCGGCGGCGTGCAGGTGAGCTCCACGGAGGAGCGGGGCACGACCTTCACGGTGAAGCTGCCCCGCCAATGA
- a CDS encoding TFIIB-type zinc ribbon-containing protein, with product MSPGLIGLAVAAAVALTPLTLRAWRRAWARRRWRALGPILELSPFPASTRVLLAGRYRGHPVEVSLSRTGASRLRLMLGTKLPQEFALLPQGRGLRWRGASKERDIQVGQPALDAAFLIQGANPAAVIRLLGEPGVRDALIRLQARGVPFQLQGQELIASPMGSLSEASVRELLRDLAGVASALQSTAEHHRALAASAREAVQDSAPATGTVLAPAVRRDLDFQRFVRIREEFSRRWVVHNTLVIASGVVGLLGGGLWLVLRRGPPPEGWDLAGVPFAAAFTFASLTYMFSAYFQLLCPGCGNDLHDYDNTDSDGAPNLSLDRCPHCDVVLR from the coding sequence ATGTCCCCTGGGCTCATCGGGCTCGCCGTCGCGGCCGCCGTGGCGCTGACACCGCTGACGCTCCGGGCGTGGCGCCGCGCATGGGCCCGGCGTCGCTGGCGGGCACTGGGCCCCATCCTGGAGCTGTCACCGTTCCCGGCGTCCACGCGCGTGCTGTTGGCCGGCCGCTACCGGGGCCATCCGGTGGAGGTGTCCCTGTCGCGCACGGGGGCCTCACGGCTGCGGCTCATGCTGGGGACGAAGCTGCCTCAGGAATTCGCGCTGCTCCCCCAGGGGCGGGGTCTGCGTTGGCGCGGGGCCTCGAAGGAGCGGGACATCCAGGTGGGCCAGCCCGCGCTGGACGCGGCGTTCCTCATCCAGGGCGCGAACCCAGCGGCGGTCATCCGGCTGCTGGGCGAACCCGGCGTCCGCGACGCGCTGATCCGGCTCCAGGCGCGCGGCGTTCCGTTCCAGCTCCAGGGGCAGGAGCTCATCGCGTCCCCCATGGGCTCGCTCTCCGAGGCGTCCGTCCGGGAGCTCCTGCGGGACCTCGCGGGGGTCGCTTCCGCGCTCCAGTCCACGGCGGAGCACCACCGCGCGCTGGCGGCGTCGGCGCGGGAAGCGGTCCAGGACAGCGCGCCTGCCACGGGGACGGTGCTGGCTCCGGCCGTCCGGAGGGACTTGGACTTCCAGCGGTTCGTCAGGATCCGCGAGGAGTTCAGCAGGCGGTGGGTGGTGCACAACACCCTGGTGATCGCGAGCGGTGTCGTGGGGCTGCTGGGCGGGGGCCTCTGGCTCGTCCTGCGGCGCGGGCCTCCTCCGGAAGGGTGGGACCTGGCGGGGGTCCCCTTCGCCGCGGCCTTCACCTTCGCCAGCCTGACCTACATGTTCAGCGCGTATTTCCAACTGCTGTGTCCGGGATGCGGGAACGACCTGCACGACTACGACAACACGGACTCGGACGGAGCCCCCAACCTGTCGCTGGACCGCTGTCCGCACTGTGACGTCGTGCTGCGGTGA
- a CDS encoding ArsR/SmtB family transcription factor: protein MVSDLSPRLDVVFHALAHPARRAIIRQLSGGERNLSELAAPLKMTFPAATKHVRVLEHAKLVRRRVAGRQHFCRLEAAPLKEAMLWTESFRRSWEARFEALDSLLDEMSSDEQSRARRR, encoded by the coding sequence ATGGTTTCAGATCTCTCGCCCCGGCTGGACGTCGTTTTTCACGCCCTGGCCCACCCCGCTCGGCGCGCGATCATCCGCCAACTGTCGGGCGGGGAGCGCAACCTCAGCGAGCTTGCCGCACCCCTCAAAATGACTTTCCCGGCGGCGACCAAGCACGTGCGCGTGCTGGAGCACGCCAAGCTCGTCCGTCGCCGCGTCGCCGGGCGGCAGCATTTCTGCCGGTTGGAGGCCGCGCCGCTGAAGGAGGCGATGCTCTGGACCGAGTCGTTCCGCCGGAGCTGGGAGGCTCGGTTCGAGGCGCTGGACTCGCTGCTCGATGAGATGAGCTCCGACGAGCAATCGCGGGCTCGTCGCCGCTGA
- a CDS encoding ammonium transporter, which yields MQKWMAMVLLVAVAVAGLVVAPAAQVKQGGPINAADTAWLLTATALVLLMTPGLSFFYGGMVRLKNVVSTLMQSFIAMAVISLLWVVVGFSLCFGDSFHGLIGDPRTFFMFSGVGGETHPDLAPTVPLLLFALFQLKFAIITPALITGAFAERVRFKAYLLFMVLFSLFIYAPLAHWTWHPDGFLRQWGVLDFAGGTVVHMSAGLAALAGAIVLGRRQVHLTHATHAPANVPFVMLGTGMLWFGWFGFNAGSALSASSLATLAFATTNTASAAAMLGWIAFDWLRGRKPSAMGACVGAVVGLVAVTPAAGFITVGQSILVGLVASFVSNAAVHFKSRTALDDTLDVFPCHGLGGMVGMLLTGVLAKDVGLIHGNPRTFLMHLLALVVVSVFSFVGSYILYKLVDRIVPLRVTREQEEEGLDLSQHGETVGEVPTAALSAPPPAATPSTPTASTPEHAPPSDPVPA from the coding sequence ATGCAGAAGTGGATGGCGATGGTCCTGCTGGTGGCGGTGGCGGTGGCGGGACTGGTGGTGGCCCCGGCGGCGCAGGTGAAGCAGGGCGGTCCCATCAACGCGGCGGACACGGCGTGGCTGCTCACGGCCACGGCGCTGGTGCTGCTGATGACGCCCGGCCTGTCGTTCTTCTACGGCGGCATGGTGCGTCTGAAGAACGTGGTCTCCACGCTGATGCAGAGCTTCATCGCGATGGCCGTCATCAGCCTGCTGTGGGTCGTCGTCGGCTTCAGCCTGTGCTTCGGCGACAGCTTCCACGGCCTCATTGGTGACCCGCGGACCTTCTTCATGTTCAGCGGCGTGGGCGGTGAGACCCACCCGGACCTGGCGCCCACGGTGCCGCTGCTGCTCTTCGCGCTCTTCCAGCTCAAGTTCGCCATCATCACCCCGGCGCTCATCACGGGCGCGTTCGCGGAGCGCGTGCGCTTCAAGGCGTACCTGCTCTTCATGGTGCTCTTCAGCCTCTTCATCTACGCGCCCCTGGCCCACTGGACGTGGCACCCGGATGGCTTCCTGCGGCAGTGGGGTGTGCTCGACTTCGCGGGAGGCACCGTGGTGCACATGTCCGCGGGGCTCGCGGCGCTCGCGGGCGCCATCGTCCTGGGCCGCCGTCAGGTGCACCTGACGCACGCCACGCACGCGCCCGCCAACGTGCCCTTCGTGATGCTGGGCACGGGCATGCTGTGGTTCGGCTGGTTCGGCTTCAACGCCGGCTCCGCGCTGTCCGCCTCGTCGCTGGCCACGCTCGCCTTCGCCACCACCAACACCGCCTCCGCCGCCGCGATGCTCGGGTGGATCGCCTTCGACTGGCTGCGCGGCCGCAAGCCCAGCGCCATGGGCGCCTGCGTGGGCGCGGTGGTGGGACTGGTCGCCGTCACGCCCGCCGCGGGCTTCATCACCGTGGGGCAGAGCATCCTCGTGGGCCTCGTCGCCAGCTTCGTCAGCAACGCCGCCGTGCACTTCAAGAGCCGCACCGCGCTGGATGACACGCTGGACGTCTTCCCGTGCCACGGCCTGGGCGGCATGGTGGGGATGCTCCTCACCGGCGTGCTGGCGAAGGACGTGGGCCTCATCCACGGCAACCCCCGCACCTTCCTCATGCACCTGCTGGCGCTGGTCGTCGTCTCCGTCTTCTCCTTCGTGGGCTCGTACATCCTCTACAAGCTCGTCGACCGCATCGTCCCGCTGCGCGTCACCCGCGAACAGGAGGAGGAGGGCCTGGACCTGAGCCAGCACGGAGAGACCGTGGGCGAGGTCCCCACCGCGGCGCTGTCCGCACCGCCGCCCGCCGCGACCCCGTCCACCCCGACGGCCTCCACGCCGGAGCACGCCCCTCCTTCCGACCCCGTGCCCGCGTAG
- a CDS encoding DUF2378 family protein, with protein sequence MVPSEKRIFAQSVDALFVRALGPHLTRDGRQRLKAVGLDLAAPLRHNYSLEQWRTFLDVAARDVFPGQPAEAAYLELGARYLKGFQQTSVGRASMQLVTHLGPEKTLERVPYNLRAGNNFNEVRVEELSKQAATLWVKDVLADTPFFACGFLVETLRASGAGSPEVTPLAFDGTAATYRLTWTEAKARRPTGTVAPVRRLYG encoded by the coding sequence ATGGTCCCATCCGAAAAGCGAATCTTCGCCCAGAGCGTGGACGCCCTCTTCGTGCGCGCGTTGGGGCCGCACCTGACACGGGACGGGCGCCAGCGCCTGAAGGCCGTGGGGTTGGACCTGGCGGCGCCGCTGCGCCACAACTATTCGCTGGAGCAGTGGCGGACGTTCCTGGACGTGGCGGCGCGGGACGTGTTCCCGGGCCAGCCGGCGGAGGCCGCCTACCTGGAGCTGGGCGCGCGGTACCTGAAGGGCTTCCAGCAGACGTCCGTGGGGCGGGCGAGCATGCAGCTCGTGACGCACCTGGGGCCGGAGAAGACGCTGGAGCGCGTGCCGTACAACCTGCGCGCCGGCAACAACTTCAACGAGGTGCGGGTGGAGGAGCTGTCGAAGCAGGCCGCCACCCTGTGGGTGAAGGACGTGCTGGCGGACACGCCCTTCTTCGCCTGCGGCTTCCTGGTGGAGACGCTGCGCGCGTCGGGCGCGGGCTCACCGGAGGTGACGCCCCTCGCCTTCGACGGGACGGCGGCGACGTACCGGCTGACGTGGACGGAAGCGAAGGCGCGGCGGCCCACGGGCACGGTCGCGCCGGTCCGCAGGCTCTACGGGTAG
- a CDS encoding DEAD/DEAH box helicase: MSPQIHLDFASEFAAHPALAAFHPVVRRWFASRLGEPTRPQVEGWPLIHAGHDVLIAAPTGSGKTLTAFLAALDSLFRLALEGTLPDHTQVLYVSPLKALGNDVQKNLLQPLEELMTLAREEGYSPQPLRVQVRTGDTPAGERAQMVRRPPHILITTPESLYLYLTADRARATLRNVRTVIVDEIHALARDKRGSHFTLSMERLKALTDVRPQLLGLSATQKPLDAIAGFLTGASLTECKRVEVGHQRPWDLKVEIPDAELSSLASHEMWGQVYDRLIQLSGEHRTTLIFVNTRKMSERVAHDLGERLGQEWVAAHHGSMSREMRLSAEERLKAGQLRVMVATASLELGIDVGNVDLVVQLGTTKAISVLLQRVGRAGHHKAGISKGILFAMTRDELVECVALLNAVREGDLDAVRIPKKPLDVLAQQIVAACACEEWDERALFSIFQRAYPYQDLTWEEYQQVLEMLSEGVAERRGRGSIHLHRDRVNQRLKGRRGVRITALTNGGAIPDTFSFSVTAQPEGKVVGTLDEDFAVESSPGDIFLLGSTAWRIQRVMGSTVMVEDARGAPPNVPFWRGEAPGRTDELSLQVGRLREELLRHDDPAGFLEKLLRVPPPAVDALLGYLRLGKKMLGDVVPSHTQIVAERFFDEAGGMQLIIHAPFGSRINRAWGMALRKRFCRSFDFELQAAATEDGILLSLGEQHSFPLADIFDFLHPDNVEEVLVQAILQAPIFGTRFRWVASRALTLHRMMGGKRVAPNLQRARSEDLLAAVFPAQVGCQDNHGGGDVELPDHPLVKQTMDDCLREAMDIDGLREVLRRMRDGSIQLVARDVPEPSVFAHALINSQPYTFLDDAPAEERRVRNVALRRAMPAEDAAAFGALDANAIRQVVEDAAPPMRDEDELHDALLQLVLVRASEVPRGLETGLFAQGRVAWLERQGARFLVSAERGNAVRVLFPDVETQPVLPVLAHDRPVEREAAVLQVVRGRMEMVGPTTVTELARLTLLDPDDINVALHALESQGSVLRGQFRAQDDVPVPRDADGGPVLEWCDRRLLQRIHRLTVGRLRREIEPLSPQDFMRFLFRWHHLEDVDALRGSTGLLKAVRLLQGYEAPASAWERFLLPARMSGYTPDLMERACYAGEVAWGRVTLKDPPKPPGPRRGAPVEAPEPVVAKRASPTRNAPLTFTVREDLEWMLAAARPHTVLADGGVWMPPDLSAAAKDVVGVLERRGACFFQDLVSRARRLPAEVEDALWELVAKGLVTADAVQNLRILQSPAHRKRQKLLNRGGPGRWSLLAPSEPKSQEEVTEALAKLFLQRYGIVWRDLVMRESLAPTWRELLFVYRRMEARGELRGGRFVSGFVGEQFALPEAVDMARAVRRAPPSGVRVQLSGVDPLNLTGVVTPGPRVAALPNNVVTYVDGIPQGVDAVEDAPENEDAEVDAALAQVN; encoded by the coding sequence ATGTCCCCTCAAATCCACCTCGACTTCGCGTCCGAGTTCGCGGCCCATCCGGCGCTCGCCGCCTTCCACCCGGTGGTGCGGCGCTGGTTCGCCTCGCGCCTGGGTGAGCCCACCCGTCCGCAGGTGGAGGGCTGGCCGCTCATCCACGCAGGACACGACGTGCTCATCGCCGCGCCCACGGGCAGCGGCAAGACGCTCACGGCGTTCCTCGCCGCGCTGGACTCGCTGTTCCGTCTGGCGCTCGAGGGCACGCTGCCCGACCACACGCAGGTCCTCTACGTGTCGCCGCTCAAGGCGCTGGGCAACGACGTGCAGAAGAACCTCCTCCAGCCGCTGGAGGAGCTGATGACGCTGGCGCGCGAGGAGGGCTACTCGCCCCAGCCGCTGCGCGTGCAGGTGCGCACCGGGGACACGCCCGCGGGCGAGCGCGCGCAGATGGTGCGCCGCCCGCCGCACATCCTCATCACCACGCCGGAGTCGCTCTACCTCTACCTCACCGCGGACCGCGCCCGGGCCACCCTGCGCAACGTGCGCACGGTCATCGTGGACGAAATCCACGCGCTCGCCCGCGACAAGCGCGGCAGCCACTTCACCCTGTCGATGGAGCGGCTGAAGGCCCTCACCGACGTGCGGCCCCAGCTGCTGGGGTTGTCCGCGACGCAGAAGCCGCTGGACGCCATCGCGGGCTTCCTCACGGGCGCGTCGCTCACGGAGTGCAAGCGCGTGGAGGTGGGCCACCAGCGCCCGTGGGACCTGAAGGTGGAGATCCCGGACGCGGAGCTGTCCTCGCTCGCGAGCCACGAGATGTGGGGACAGGTCTATGACCGCCTCATCCAGCTCTCCGGCGAGCACCGCACCACGCTCATCTTCGTCAACACGCGCAAGATGTCGGAGCGCGTGGCGCACGACCTGGGGGAGCGCCTGGGCCAGGAGTGGGTGGCCGCGCACCACGGCAGCATGTCGCGAGAGATGCGCCTGTCGGCCGAGGAGCGGCTGAAGGCGGGCCAGCTGCGCGTGATGGTGGCCACCGCGTCGCTGGAGCTGGGCATCGACGTGGGCAACGTGGACCTGGTGGTGCAGCTGGGCACGACGAAGGCCATCTCCGTGCTGCTCCAGCGCGTGGGCCGTGCGGGCCACCACAAGGCGGGCATCTCCAAGGGCATCCTCTTCGCGATGACGCGCGACGAGCTGGTGGAGTGCGTCGCGCTCCTCAACGCCGTGCGTGAAGGCGACCTGGACGCGGTCCGCATCCCGAAGAAGCCGCTGGACGTGCTGGCGCAGCAGATCGTCGCCGCGTGCGCGTGCGAGGAGTGGGACGAGCGCGCCCTCTTCAGCATCTTCCAGCGCGCGTACCCGTACCAGGACCTCACCTGGGAGGAGTACCAGCAGGTGCTGGAGATGCTGTCGGAGGGCGTGGCCGAGCGCCGGGGTCGCGGCAGCATCCACCTGCACCGCGACCGGGTGAACCAGCGGCTCAAGGGGCGCCGGGGCGTGCGCATCACGGCGCTCACCAACGGCGGCGCCATTCCGGACACGTTCAGCTTCAGCGTCACCGCGCAGCCGGAGGGCAAGGTGGTGGGGACGCTGGACGAGGACTTCGCGGTGGAGTCCTCGCCCGGGGACATCTTCCTGTTGGGCAGCACCGCGTGGCGCATCCAGCGGGTGATGGGCAGCACGGTGATGGTGGAGGACGCGAGGGGGGCTCCGCCCAACGTGCCCTTCTGGCGCGGTGAGGCGCCGGGGCGCACGGATGAGCTGAGCCTCCAGGTGGGGCGCCTGCGCGAGGAGCTGCTGCGCCACGACGACCCCGCGGGCTTCCTGGAGAAGCTGCTCCGGGTGCCGCCGCCGGCGGTGGACGCGCTGTTGGGCTACCTGCGGTTGGGGAAGAAGATGCTGGGCGACGTGGTGCCCAGCCACACGCAGATCGTCGCCGAGCGCTTCTTCGACGAAGCGGGCGGCATGCAGCTCATCATCCACGCGCCGTTTGGCAGTCGCATCAACCGCGCGTGGGGCATGGCGCTGCGCAAGCGGTTCTGTCGCTCGTTCGACTTCGAGTTGCAGGCGGCGGCCACGGAGGACGGCATCCTCCTGAGCCTGGGGGAGCAGCACTCGTTCCCGCTGGCGGACATCTTCGACTTCCTGCACCCGGACAACGTGGAGGAGGTGCTGGTGCAGGCCATCCTCCAGGCGCCCATCTTCGGCACGCGCTTCCGGTGGGTGGCGTCGCGGGCGTTGACGCTGCACCGGATGATGGGGGGCAAGCGCGTGGCGCCGAACCTCCAGCGCGCGCGCAGCGAGGACCTGCTGGCGGCGGTGTTCCCCGCGCAGGTGGGCTGCCAGGACAACCACGGCGGCGGGGACGTGGAGCTGCCGGATCACCCGCTGGTGAAGCAGACGATGGACGACTGTCTGCGCGAGGCGATGGACATCGACGGCCTGCGGGAGGTGCTCCGGCGCATGCGGGACGGGAGCATCCAGCTGGTCGCGCGGGACGTCCCGGAGCCGAGCGTCTTCGCGCACGCGCTCATCAACAGCCAGCCATACACCTTCCTGGACGACGCGCCGGCCGAGGAGCGCCGCGTGCGCAACGTGGCCTTGCGCCGCGCGATGCCGGCGGAGGACGCGGCGGCGTTCGGAGCGCTGGACGCGAACGCCATCCGGCAGGTGGTGGAGGACGCGGCGCCGCCGATGCGCGACGAGGATGAGCTGCACGACGCGCTGTTGCAGCTGGTGCTGGTGCGGGCGTCGGAGGTGCCGCGAGGTCTGGAGACGGGCCTGTTCGCGCAGGGCCGGGTGGCGTGGCTGGAGCGGCAGGGGGCGCGGTTCCTGGTGTCGGCGGAGCGGGGCAACGCGGTGCGGGTGCTCTTCCCGGACGTGGAGACGCAGCCGGTGTTGCCGGTGCTGGCGCATGACCGGCCGGTGGAGCGCGAGGCGGCGGTGCTCCAGGTGGTGCGTGGGCGGATGGAGATGGTGGGGCCCACGACGGTGACGGAGCTGGCGCGGCTGACGTTGTTGGATCCGGACGACATCAACGTGGCGCTGCACGCGTTGGAGAGTCAGGGCAGCGTGCTCCGAGGCCAGTTCCGCGCACAGGACGACGTCCCGGTGCCGAGGGACGCGGACGGCGGCCCGGTGTTGGAGTGGTGTGACCGGCGGCTGCTCCAGCGCATCCACCGGCTGACGGTGGGGCGGCTGCGCCGAGAGATTGAACCGCTGAGTCCGCAGGACTTCATGCGCTTCCTGTTCCGGTGGCACCACTTGGAGGACGTGGACGCGCTGCGAGGGTCCACGGGCCTGCTCAAGGCGGTGCGGCTGCTGCAGGGCTACGAGGCGCCAGCCTCCGCGTGGGAGCGCTTCCTGTTGCCCGCGCGCATGAGCGGGTACACGCCGGACCTGATGGAGCGCGCGTGCTACGCGGGCGAGGTGGCGTGGGGGCGGGTGACGCTGAAGGATCCGCCGAAGCCTCCGGGGCCGCGCCGGGGAGCACCGGTGGAGGCGCCGGAGCCGGTCGTGGCGAAGCGGGCGTCGCCCACGCGCAACGCGCCGCTGACGTTCACGGTGCGGGAGGACCTGGAGTGGATGTTGGCGGCGGCGCGTCCGCACACGGTGCTGGCGGACGGGGGCGTGTGGATGCCGCCGGACCTGAGCGCGGCGGCGAAGGACGTGGTGGGGGTGTTGGAGCGGCGGGGCGCGTGCTTCTTCCAGGACCTGGTGTCGCGGGCGCGGCGGTTGCCGGCGGAGGTGGAGGACGCGCTGTGGGAGTTGGTGGCGAAGGGGCTGGTGACGGCGGACGCGGTGCAGAACCTGCGCATCCTGCAGAGCCCGGCGCACCGCAAGCGGCAGAAGCTGCTCAACCGGGGAGGGCCGGGCCGCTGGAGCCTGCTGGCGCCGTCGGAGCCGAAGTCGCAGGAGGAGGTCACGGAGGCGCTGGCGAAGCTGTTCCTCCAGCGCTACGGCATCGTCTGGCGCGACCTGGTGATGCGCGAGTCGTTGGCGCCGACGTGGCGGGAGCTGCTGTTCGTGTACCGGCGCATGGAGGCGCGAGGTGAGCTGCGAGGGGGACGCTTCGTGTCGGGCTTCGTGGGGGAGCAGTTCGCGCTGCCGGAGGCCGTGGACATGGCGCGGGCGGTGCGGCGCGCGCCTCCGTCCGGGGTGCGCGTCCAGCTGTCCGGAGTGGATCCGTTGAACCTCACGGGCGTGGTGACACCGGGGCCGCGAGTGGCCGCGCTGCCGAACAACGTCGTCACCTACGTGGACGGGATTCCGCAGGGCGTGGACGCGGTGGAGGACGCGCCGGAGAACGAGGACGCGGAAGTCGACGCGGCGCTCGCGCAGGTGAACTGA
- a CDS encoding pirin family protein encodes MSWEEDLQGREPPPSLETLIVPRIRDLGDGFHVRRALPSARRRMVGPFIFLDQMGPADFDPGRGLDVRPHPHIGLATVTYLFEGEILHRDSLGSVQHIRPGAVNWMTAGQGIAHSERTGPETRAAGGRLFGIQAWVALPKQHEETAPAFVHHPTDTLPVVEGEGVHLHVIAGEVHGGKSPVRAHSALFYADAKLDAGARLKLPTEYEERGLYLVEGTVDVEGTRFQPGELLVFKPGSEIILSAEAPARMMLLGGEPMDGPRYLFWNFVSSSKERLEAAKADWKEGRFAAVPQETEFIPLPPDDPPAPVRYP; translated from the coding sequence ATGAGCTGGGAAGAGGATCTGCAGGGGCGTGAACCCCCTCCCTCGCTGGAGACGCTCATCGTCCCCCGCATTCGCGACCTGGGCGACGGCTTCCACGTGCGCCGCGCGCTGCCCTCCGCGCGCCGCCGCATGGTCGGCCCCTTCATCTTCCTGGACCAGATGGGCCCCGCGGACTTCGACCCCGGCCGGGGCCTGGACGTGCGGCCCCACCCGCACATCGGGCTGGCCACCGTCACCTATCTCTTCGAGGGCGAGATCCTCCACCGCGACTCGCTGGGCAGCGTGCAGCACATCCGCCCCGGCGCCGTGAACTGGATGACCGCGGGCCAGGGCATCGCCCACTCCGAGCGCACCGGCCCCGAGACCCGCGCCGCCGGCGGCCGCCTCTTCGGCATCCAGGCCTGGGTCGCGCTCCCCAAGCAGCACGAGGAGACCGCCCCCGCCTTCGTCCACCACCCCACCGACACCCTGCCCGTCGTCGAGGGCGAGGGCGTCCACCTGCACGTCATCGCGGGCGAGGTGCACGGCGGCAAGTCCCCCGTGCGCGCCCACTCCGCCCTCTTCTACGCGGACGCGAAGCTGGACGCCGGCGCGCGGCTCAAGCTCCCCACCGAATACGAGGAGCGCGGCCTCTACCTGGTCGAAGGCACCGTGGACGTGGAGGGCACGCGCTTCCAGCCCGGCGAGCTGCTGGTGTTCAAGCCGGGCAGTGAGATCATCCTGAGCGCGGAGGCCCCCGCGCGCATGATGCTCCTGGGCGGCGAGCCCATGGACGGCCCGCGCTACCTGTTCTGGAACTTCGTGTCGTCCTCCAAGGAGCGCCTGGAGGCCGCCAAGGCGGACTGGAAGGAGGGCCGCTTCGCCGCCGTCCCGCAGGAGACGGAGTTCATCCCCCTGCCGCCGGATGATCCGCCCGCGCCCGTGCGCTACCCGTAG
- a CDS encoding SRPBCC domain-containing protein yields the protein MSPIPATSPKSLHISTPTDTTIILIRAFNAPRRLVWEAMFTPDKMRRWMLPPPGYALTTCQCEPRVGGALDMAWKSDEADPAMTLRGKFTEVVLHERAIHTETMALGSGQEIGSLLEKHEFAEEGSVTTMRITQTYDTKVARDGALASGMDQGMEACYQQLDAELG from the coding sequence ATGAGCCCCATCCCCGCCACCTCCCCCAAAAGCCTGCACATCTCCACGCCCACGGACACCACCATCATCCTCATCCGCGCGTTCAACGCGCCTCGTCGCCTGGTGTGGGAGGCCATGTTCACTCCGGACAAGATGCGCCGTTGGATGCTTCCTCCGCCGGGCTATGCCCTGACCACCTGCCAATGCGAGCCTCGCGTGGGCGGCGCGCTCGACATGGCCTGGAAGAGCGACGAGGCCGACCCGGCCATGACGCTCCGGGGCAAATTCACGGAGGTCGTCCTGCACGAACGGGCCATTCACACCGAAACGATGGCGCTGGGGTCGGGTCAGGAGATCGGCTCGCTGCTGGAGAAGCACGAGTTCGCCGAGGAAGGCAGCGTCACCACGATGCGCATCACGCAAACGTACGACACGAAAGTGGCCCGTGATGGCGCGCTCGCGTCCGGCATGGACCAGGGCATGGAGGCCTGCTACCAGCAGTTGGACGCCGAGCTGGGGTAG